In Oceanobacillus sp. FSL K6-2867, one DNA window encodes the following:
- the proS gene encoding proline--tRNA ligase, with protein sequence MGKKNKQFVEKVTAMEDDFAQWYTDVVKQAELVDYGQVRGTMIIKPYGYAIWENIKDELDRKFKETGHSNVAFPLFIPESLLQKEKDHVEGFAPEVAWVTHGGDDELTERIAVRPTSEVLFCDYYSKNIHSYRDLPKLYNQWANVVRWEKTTRPFLRSSEFHWQEGHTAHATDEEASEETNRMLEVYASLVEKYLAIPVLKGRKTDKEKFAGAKYTLTIESLMHDGKALQSATSHHFGSGFAEAFDITYLDENGESQFVHQTSWGLSTRIMGALIMVHGDNRGLVVPPRIAPTQAMIVPIAQHKEGVLEKAYALRDQLKDIVRVDIDASDKMPGWKFNEYEMKGIPVRIEMGPKDIEKDQVVLARRDTGEKEFVALTELEDRLPALLEEVQQNLYDKALAHRNEMTTIATDMDSFKQTLEEKGGFIKAMWCGDVKCEEKIKEDTTATSRCIPFEQEKVADTCVCCGEEAKELVIWAKAY encoded by the coding sequence TTGGGTAAAAAAAATAAGCAGTTTGTTGAGAAAGTAACTGCAATGGAAGACGATTTCGCGCAATGGTATACCGATGTTGTAAAACAAGCGGAATTAGTTGATTATGGGCAAGTGCGTGGAACGATGATTATTAAGCCATATGGCTATGCAATTTGGGAGAATATTAAAGATGAATTAGACCGTAAGTTTAAAGAAACCGGACATTCAAATGTTGCTTTTCCATTATTCATTCCTGAGAGTCTTTTGCAAAAGGAGAAAGATCATGTGGAAGGTTTTGCACCGGAAGTTGCTTGGGTAACACATGGCGGAGACGATGAATTAACGGAACGAATTGCTGTGCGCCCGACATCAGAAGTGCTGTTCTGTGACTATTATTCTAAAAATATTCATTCATACCGTGACCTGCCGAAGCTTTATAATCAATGGGCAAATGTGGTGCGCTGGGAAAAAACAACACGTCCATTCTTGCGTTCATCTGAATTCCATTGGCAGGAAGGTCATACCGCGCATGCTACAGACGAAGAAGCATCAGAAGAAACGAATCGCATGTTAGAGGTCTATGCATCGCTTGTGGAAAAGTATTTAGCAATCCCAGTTCTCAAAGGACGCAAAACAGATAAGGAAAAATTTGCAGGGGCAAAATATACATTAACAATTGAAAGTTTAATGCATGATGGGAAAGCATTACAATCTGCAACCTCTCATCACTTTGGTTCCGGATTTGCTGAAGCATTTGATATTACGTATCTAGATGAAAATGGAGAAAGCCAGTTTGTTCACCAAACATCTTGGGGACTTTCAACACGAATCATGGGTGCATTAATTATGGTGCACGGTGATAATCGAGGTTTAGTCGTACCACCACGTATTGCACCAACACAAGCAATGATTGTGCCAATCGCACAGCATAAAGAAGGCGTGTTGGAAAAAGCATACGCATTACGTGATCAATTAAAAGATATTGTGCGTGTCGATATTGATGCGAGCGACAAAATGCCAGGCTGGAAATTCAATGAATATGAAATGAAAGGTATCCCTGTTCGTATTGAAATGGGACCAAAAGATATTGAAAAAGATCAAGTTGTGCTTGCACGCCGTGATACAGGTGAGAAAGAGTTTGTAGCACTAACTGAGCTGGAAGACCGTTTACCAGCGTTATTGGAAGAAGTACAACAAAATTTATATGACAAAGCATTAGCCCATCGCAATGAAATGACTACCATTGCAACAGATATGGATAGCTTTAAGCAAACATTGGAAGAAAAAGGCGGATTCATTAAAGCGATGTGGTGTGGCGATGTTAAATGTGAAGAAAAAATCAAAGAAGATACAACAGCAACATCACGCTGTATTCCATTCGAGCAAGAAAAGGTTGCAGACACATGTGTATGCTGTGGCGAAGAAGCCAAGGAATTAGTTATTTGGGCTAAAGCATATTAA
- a CDS encoding GNAT family N-acetyltransferase has translation MQKLFHEDTFGEYKVRKATVEDTEAVIQLLQGAARWLEVKGISQWEYLRNGGETTEIKQGILVGTTYVVENRGSLAATMNLSDVQNEWDMELWGEAKGYAFYIHRLAVAQAYRRQQIGRKLLDWIALNIRLENGRIRLDCVADNPALNQLYQRAGFELKGTAANGEDKFSLYEKLITSKP, from the coding sequence ATGCAGAAGTTATTTCACGAGGATACATTTGGAGAGTATAAAGTAAGGAAAGCAACGGTGGAAGATACAGAAGCGGTTATTCAGCTATTGCAAGGTGCTGCTCGCTGGTTAGAAGTGAAAGGTATTTCCCAATGGGAATATTTACGAAACGGTGGAGAAACGACTGAGATTAAACAAGGAATTTTAGTTGGTACAACCTATGTCGTTGAGAATCGTGGAAGTTTAGCTGCAACGATGAATCTGTCTGATGTGCAAAATGAATGGGATATGGAGCTATGGGGAGAAGCTAAGGGCTATGCTTTTTATATTCATCGATTAGCAGTAGCGCAAGCATATCGCAGACAGCAGATTGGCAGAAAATTGCTCGATTGGATTGCTCTAAATATCCGCTTGGAAAATGGGAGGATTCGTTTGGACTGTGTAGCCGATAATCCAGCTTTGAACCAACTTTATCAACGAGCTGGCTTTGAATTAAAGGGTACTGCAGCGAATGGAGAGGACAAGTTTTCTCTTTATGAAAAGTTGATTACCAGTAAACCTTGA
- the thiD gene encoding bifunctional hydroxymethylpyrimidine kinase/phosphomethylpyrimidine kinase: MMEFPVRVITIAGSAAGGSAGIQADLKTFEELDAYGMSIITAIVGRHPETNKNVHLQSIEAIEAQFATAMKQVGADGVKTGMLFSKEVIEVVARLIQEKEIKTIVVDPVMIGKMNSKLLKADAIEALIHQLIPMATIITPNVPEASILLGGRELNTVDDLKQAAVDLHQLGAKNVLVKGGRLKGPAVDVLYDGTALTTFTAPRINTVNTSGAGCTYSAAITANLTKGQAVADAVGKAKSFVTTAIEHGFSYTDIVGPTYHAASRKFGEAHSIKIETLT; encoded by the coding sequence ATGATGGAATTTCCAGTAAGAGTAATAACAATTGCCGGATCTGCAGCAGGGGGGAGTGCTGGGATACAGGCGGATTTAAAAACATTTGAAGAATTAGACGCGTATGGCATGAGTATTATCACCGCGATTGTTGGGCGCCATCCGGAGACGAATAAGAATGTTCATCTTCAATCCATTGAAGCGATTGAAGCACAGTTTGCGACCGCAATGAAACAGGTTGGCGCTGATGGTGTAAAAACGGGGATGTTATTTTCCAAAGAAGTAATCGAGGTGGTTGCTCGTCTAATTCAAGAAAAAGAAATTAAGACAATCGTTGTTGACCCTGTAATGATTGGAAAAATGAATTCCAAATTATTAAAAGCCGATGCAATTGAGGCGTTGATCCATCAATTGATACCGATGGCCACGATTATCACGCCAAATGTACCAGAGGCATCGATACTTTTAGGTGGCAGAGAATTAAATACAGTTGATGATTTAAAACAAGCTGCAGTAGATTTACACCAGCTTGGGGCAAAAAATGTCCTTGTGAAAGGCGGAAGACTAAAAGGACCAGCAGTTGATGTGCTGTATGATGGAACTGCATTAACAACCTTTACAGCACCCCGAATTAATACAGTAAATACAAGTGGAGCCGGATGCACGTATTCTGCAGCGATTACAGCGAATTTAACAAAAGGACAAGCCGTAGCAGATGCAGTTGGTAAGGCAAAAAGCTTTGTAACAACGGCAATAGAGCATGGTTTTTCCTATACAGATATTGTAGGTCCAACCTATCATGCAGCATCACGGAAATTTGGTGAAGCACATTCGATTAAAATCGAAACATTAACATGA
- a CDS encoding DUF456 domain-containing protein — MLDILIWIVISVLFILSFAGIIFPIVPSVLVLWGGFLLYHFVLNSEELNLIFWIVMVVFTVLLIVADIIANSYFVKKFGGSKSGERGAAIAVIIGSFITPPFGIIYVPFITVFLIEMVQKRTTKEAFRASIGSLLGFLGGSIAKVVIQIVMIIWFFILVLF; from the coding sequence ATGTTAGATATTCTAATTTGGATTGTTATTTCAGTTTTATTTATCCTAAGCTTTGCAGGAATTATTTTCCCAATCGTACCATCTGTACTCGTGCTATGGGGTGGATTTTTACTGTATCACTTTGTATTAAACAGCGAAGAGCTGAATTTGATTTTCTGGATAGTTATGGTTGTATTTACTGTGCTGCTAATTGTGGCGGATATTATTGCAAACAGTTATTTTGTAAAAAAATTCGGTGGCAGTAAATCCGGAGAACGCGGTGCCGCAATCGCAGTAATTATTGGCTCATTTATTACACCACCATTCGGGATTATTTATGTCCCTTTTATAACCGTGTTTCTTATTGAAATGGTGCAAAAAAGAACCACTAAAGAAGCATTCCGTGCATCCATTGGTTCACTGCTGGGATTTCTAGGTGGCTCTATTGCAAAAGTTGTGATTCAAATCGTTATGATTATTTGGTTTTTTATATTAGTGTTGTTTTAA